The following are encoded together in the Chaetodon trifascialis isolate fChaTrf1 chromosome 3, fChaTrf1.hap1, whole genome shotgun sequence genome:
- the yod1 gene encoding ubiquitin thioesterase OTU1, whose protein sequence is MLRLRCKTKNGSHIMQGLTHQSCVQELKSKVEELTGIPCDVQKIMVGYPPSSLDLRNGDAHLKDYPIKSGDTLIVEEEKNKPKPQDHPTVTKVPRLEASPVLARRVVPADNSCLFTSVYYVVEGGVYDPACAPEMRGLIAQIVSSDPAAYSEAVLGKTNEEYCSWIRRDDTWGGAIEVSILSKFYQCEICVVDTQTVRVDRFGEDAGYHKRVLLIYDGIHYDPLQKETPGSDAPPLTIFSTTDDVILAQALELADEARRKRQFTDVNRFALRCMVCQTGLVGQKEAREHAKETGHTNFGEV, encoded by the exons ATGTTGCGGCTTcgctgtaaaaccaaaaatggGAGCCACATAATGCAGGGCTTGACTCATCAGTCCTGTGTGCAAGAGCTGAAGAGCAAGGTGGAGGAGCTGACGGGTATCCCCTGCGATGTGCAGAAAATCATGGTCGGTTATCCACCCTCCAGCCTTGATCTGCGAAATGGAGATGCTCACCTCAAGGACTACCCCATCAAATCAG GAGACACACTCATTGtcgaggaagaaaaaaacaagccaaaGCCTCAGGATCATCCCACTGTGACTAAAGTACCACGCCTGGAAGCCTCACCTGTGCTGGCACGTCGAGTGGTCCCAGCTGATAACTCCTGCCTCTTCACCAGTGTGTATTATGTGGTGGAAGGCGGGGTGTATGACCCCGCTTGTGCCCCAGAGATGCGAGGCCTCATCGCTCAGATCGTATCAAGTGACCCGGCAGCTTACTCGGAGGCGGTGCTGGGAAAGACCAACGAGGAGTACTGCTCTTGGATAAGACGTGACGACACCTGGGGAGGAGCCATCGAGGTGTCGATCCTGTCCAAGTTTTACCAGTGTGAGATCTGTGTGGTGGACACTCAGACGGTCCGAGTGGATCGCTTCGGAGAGGATGCTGGCTACCACAAACGTGTGCTGCTCATCTACGACGGCATCCACTACGACCCACTGCAGAAAGAAACACCTGGCTCTGACGCCCCACCCCTGACTATCTTCTCCACCACAGATGACGTAATCCTGGCCCAGGCCCTCGAGCTGGCAGACGAGGCCCGCCGCAAGCGGCAGTTCACGGACGTTAACCGCTTTGCATTGCGCTGCATGGTGTGCCAGACGGGCCTGGTGGGACAAAAGGAAGCTCGTGAGCATGCCAAGGAGACAGGCCACACCAATTTTGGCGAAGTGTGA